One genomic window of Stieleria sp. JC731 includes the following:
- a CDS encoding RNA polymerase sigma factor, whose product MTVPETRASLLLRLHDRSDFDAWAEFSRLYRPVVCRLAVQHGMQSADAEDLAQQVLIAISNAIGQFDYSPGRAKFRTWLKTIARRAIINAMTRQKKDVAAGGSEVMQWLQVLPDPNEQTRVLDLQYRRQIFRVAADEVRQEVRPEMWEAFYLSAIEQRSAREISERLGCSEGSVYTSRSRVIRRLKTKVQELDLVDEGESQ is encoded by the coding sequence ATGACTGTTCCGGAAACTCGTGCCAGCCTGCTTCTGCGACTTCATGATCGAAGCGATTTCGATGCATGGGCCGAGTTTTCTCGACTCTATCGACCGGTCGTATGTCGCTTAGCGGTGCAGCACGGGATGCAATCGGCGGACGCTGAAGATCTAGCACAGCAAGTTTTGATTGCGATTTCAAACGCGATCGGACAGTTCGATTATTCACCCGGTCGGGCAAAGTTTCGTACTTGGCTGAAGACGATCGCTCGTCGCGCGATCATCAATGCGATGACGCGGCAAAAGAAGGATGTTGCAGCCGGTGGCAGCGAGGTGATGCAGTGGCTTCAAGTTTTGCCCGATCCAAATGAGCAAACACGGGTCTTGGATCTTCAATATCGGAGACAAATCTTCCGAGTTGCGGCGGATGAAGTCCGGCAAGAGGTGAGACCGGAAATGTGGGAGGCCTTTTATCTTAGTGCGATCGAGCAACGGTCTGCACGTGAAATCTCCGAGCGTCTCGGCTGTAGCGAAGGGAGTGTCTACACATCGCGAAGCCGCGTCATTCGCAGGTTGAAAACAAAAGTGCAAGAGCTTGATCTCGTCGACGAAGGTGAATCTCAATGA
- a CDS encoding serine/threonine-protein kinase, with translation MDSFLAGQLSDSEIETWERHLEQCFQCRSKLDDRSAIQGFWADTKRFLGSVDETLAIDSNRNETESFAGQGREVTSLLDPTDHPDMLGRFAGYEVSGVIGRGGMGIVMKARDMSLDRLVAIKVLDPSYSGLSASRQRFAREAKSAAAVVHENVIGIFGVDEFNGVPYLVMPYIKGESLQQRIDRQAPLPVEDMLEISVQVARGLTAAHGQGVIHRDIKPSNILLLNGVSRVLITDFGLARTVDDVSLTRSGILAGTPQYMSPEQASSEAVDPRTDLFSLGSVMYAMACGHPPFRSESPYGVLKKIIDQPHRSLLQHRSDLPSWYIAIVDRLLSKRPVDRFDSAAEVAELLEEGLSHLRQPTTIQKPFVRSVRQSVFWSRRKVIIGIVLAISGACCFAAFLSAPQNRPSSLTDEKNVAETGEADNRLPRQVESRAEDGLDWRFDDRLLSDLERELDELLNETAE, from the coding sequence GTGGATTCTTTCTTAGCTGGTCAGTTGTCCGATTCTGAAATCGAAACCTGGGAAAGGCATTTGGAGCAGTGCTTTCAGTGCCGATCGAAGCTCGATGATCGTTCTGCGATCCAAGGGTTTTGGGCAGATACCAAACGTTTCTTGGGGAGCGTTGACGAAACATTGGCAATCGATAGCAATCGCAATGAAACGGAGAGCTTCGCAGGGCAGGGCAGGGAAGTCACATCGCTGCTCGATCCGACCGACCATCCCGACATGTTAGGCCGGTTTGCCGGATATGAAGTCAGCGGAGTTATCGGTCGCGGCGGAATGGGCATCGTTATGAAAGCTCGTGACATGTCACTTGATCGTTTGGTCGCAATCAAGGTTTTGGATCCGAGCTACTCCGGATTGTCCGCATCACGACAACGGTTCGCACGAGAAGCCAAATCGGCCGCTGCTGTTGTCCATGAAAACGTGATCGGCATCTTCGGTGTGGATGAATTCAATGGCGTGCCGTATCTGGTGATGCCGTATATCAAAGGTGAATCGCTTCAGCAGCGGATTGATCGGCAAGCACCTTTGCCGGTCGAAGACATGTTGGAAATCTCCGTGCAAGTTGCCAGAGGATTAACTGCGGCACACGGGCAGGGGGTGATTCATCGTGATATCAAGCCTTCGAATATTTTGTTGCTCAACGGTGTGTCACGGGTTTTGATCACCGATTTTGGGCTGGCAAGAACAGTTGACGATGTCAGTTTGACGCGAAGTGGGATACTCGCCGGGACGCCTCAATATATGTCTCCCGAACAAGCGTCAAGCGAAGCTGTCGATCCTCGGACGGACCTGTTCAGTTTGGGAAGCGTGATGTACGCGATGGCATGCGGGCATCCGCCTTTTCGAAGCGAATCTCCCTATGGCGTGTTAAAGAAGATCATTGACCAGCCACATCGATCGCTGCTGCAGCATCGGTCGGATTTGCCGTCTTGGTATATAGCGATCGTTGATCGGTTGTTATCGAAACGTCCAGTCGATCGATTTGATTCGGCAGCTGAAGTCGCTGAGCTTTTAGAAGAAGGCCTTTCCCATCTGCGCCAGCCGACGACCATCCAAAAGCCATTCGTACGATCGGTTCGGCAGTCGGTGTTTTGGAGTCGTCGGAAAGTCATCATCGGCATCGTGCTTGCTATTTCAGGAGCTTGCTGTTTCGCAGCGTTTCTGTCAGCGCCGCAGAATCGACCTTCGTCGCTTACTGATGAAAAGAACGTGGCGGAAACTGGAGAGGCTGACAATCGGTTGCCACGTCAGGTTGAGTCTCGAGCAGAGGATGGACTCGATTGGCGATTCGATGATCGGCTGCTCTCTGATTTGGAGCGAGAGCTTGACGAATTGCTCAACGAGACAGCGGAATAA
- a CDS encoding sigma-70 family RNA polymerase sigma factor, translated as MSTTQLVVASKQGDNSAFGKLLEQYRGYLIMLAHRHLSDQLRRRVDPVDIVQVTFLEAKRDLDSFRGDSPAEFAAWLRGMLKNNVATAVTRHVMTQKRSVRREVAADGQAGNDSAGAPWITQLPGSTTSPSGIAIKAEAAIALVEALHQLPETQAEAIRLRYMEGLPLAQIVERMGKSDTAVAGLLKRGLQKLRLIIDPKNNPYM; from the coding sequence ATGTCGACGACCCAATTAGTGGTCGCCTCAAAACAGGGTGATAATAGCGCCTTTGGCAAGCTGCTGGAACAATACCGAGGGTACCTGATCATGCTTGCCCACCGACATCTATCGGATCAATTGCGACGTCGCGTTGATCCGGTCGACATTGTGCAAGTGACCTTCTTGGAAGCAAAACGAGATCTCGATAGCTTTCGCGGCGACAGCCCTGCTGAATTTGCAGCTTGGTTACGTGGAATGCTAAAAAACAACGTTGCCACCGCGGTCACTCGGCACGTGATGACTCAAAAACGATCTGTTCGTCGGGAAGTCGCCGCAGACGGTCAAGCCGGCAACGACTCCGCGGGCGCACCCTGGATCACACAGTTACCCGGCAGCACAACCAGTCCATCTGGTATTGCCATCAAGGCCGAGGCGGCAATCGCTTTGGTCGAAGCTTTACACCAGCTGCCCGAAACTCAGGCCGAAGCGATTCGTTTGCGTTATATGGAAGGCTTGCCGCTGGCACAAATCGTCGAGCGAATGGGTAAATCCGATACCGCGGTCGCCGGATTGCTCAAACGCGGACTTCAGAAGCTACGTTTGATCATCGATCCGAAGAACAATCCCTACATGTAG
- a CDS encoding TlpA disulfide reductase family protein, translating into MTAVVFERCRFRGRPLIWVTASLLFLVVGCGKAAKDDNPPTNADSDSPSVSAEMDTVSVPHGDENVSSGPSMEGGMQLPDEPIPTASDAASGTEKANSGGMTLPDLDESSSVSSSPINLQLATWEAVEKHVKSTGKVTVVDLWSTSCIPCLKEFPELVKLNNEMDGKIACVAVSLDYDGRKTKPPESYSDSVTEVLASFGAKFQNFLCQTPSDEVFESMELPSIPAVLIFDAEGKLIKQFVDVGETAGFTYKSHIIPFLETVQG; encoded by the coding sequence ATGACCGCAGTTGTTTTTGAACGTTGTCGATTCCGCGGGCGTCCCCTGATTTGGGTGACCGCTTCGCTACTATTTTTGGTAGTTGGATGTGGGAAAGCGGCAAAAGATGACAATCCTCCCACGAACGCCGATAGTGATTCGCCGTCGGTCAGTGCCGAAATGGACACCGTTTCGGTTCCGCATGGTGATGAGAATGTTTCCAGTGGTCCGTCGATGGAAGGTGGAATGCAGCTTCCTGATGAACCGATCCCTACCGCTTCGGACGCCGCGTCAGGAACCGAGAAGGCAAATTCAGGCGGAATGACGTTGCCAGATTTAGACGAATCGTCGAGTGTTTCGTCATCACCAATCAATCTTCAATTGGCAACCTGGGAAGCCGTTGAAAAACACGTGAAGTCCACCGGTAAAGTGACGGTGGTGGATCTGTGGTCGACCAGTTGTATCCCTTGTTTGAAAGAGTTTCCTGAACTCGTCAAACTGAACAATGAAATGGACGGCAAGATCGCTTGTGTTGCCGTTTCTCTCGACTATGACGGACGCAAAACAAAACCGCCCGAGTCGTATTCGGATTCAGTGACTGAAGTCTTGGCATCATTTGGAGCAAAATTCCAAAATTTTCTTTGCCAAACGCCCAGCGACGAAGTCTTTGAATCGATGGAATTGCCATCGATCCCAGCGGTCCTGATTTTCGATGCCGAAGGCAAGCTAATCAAGCAATTCGTCGACGTGGGTGAGACCGCCGGCTTTACCTATAAATCGCACATCATTCCGTTTTTGGAAACCGTCCAGGGCTAA
- a CDS encoding serine/threonine-protein kinase, translating to MPSPPDADDPIDEAFAAYLRSVDEGSVGSREEFLAQFPEMADELKHLMEAADAIDQFTISGNNSLSGSPKIIPGSETVASNAVDPNQSGGDPAETLPEAVRDKNDPGPTLPYDLGDYELQKVVGRGGMGVVYKAEQKVLNRTVAVKMIRGGMLACESDVRRFYTEAQAAAGLHHPGIVPVYQFGHRSGHHFFSMALIEGTDLQKKINEQDELCIETAARYVRDVARAIEHAHQNDVLHRDLKPANILVDQKDRIHITDFGLAKNLGSDSSVTGSGAAVGTPNYMAPEQAGGHSDRATKQSDIYSLGAILFACITGRPPLVGDSVVDTLMQVVHEPPPPMRNFRSGVPADLETIVAKCLEKHPKKRYNSAGALAEDLDAFIEGRPILARPRGRVLQLWHWFSGVPLVGALIGRKVVRSSPSHRRFQSAMLLMFACTPFFFVALALLYSHHIQSMPDHVTVAGGLEQGVYNQISTQIASRLRETEGIQVEVVGTGGSVDNRQRLLDKRVLLAPMQASAINDDRLCVIAPLFYEVAHLLVRGEDFDPQSTEIEPEQLVGRAIAVGPAESGSRGTAKMILDSLEIATDVSPRIAIEWSKLKSSEAPNIALICVGSGSELIHDLLSIGWQLKSIPQSIMISIHHPTLRPMTIDLHDYPEISIPKSGVPTVGTTAFLASRRDAPAELVQATLELLYRPPTIFEDLIPRVRAAEWQGLDFHPAARQYFSTTNGGIK from the coding sequence ATGCCATCTCCCCCGGATGCTGACGATCCAATCGACGAAGCTTTTGCGGCTTATTTAAGATCCGTCGATGAAGGCTCCGTCGGATCGCGCGAAGAGTTCCTGGCTCAGTTCCCGGAGATGGCCGATGAGCTGAAGCACTTGATGGAAGCGGCCGACGCGATCGATCAATTCACCATTTCGGGAAACAACTCGCTTTCCGGTTCTCCCAAAATTATCCCCGGCTCCGAAACCGTCGCATCGAATGCAGTCGATCCAAATCAATCCGGCGGCGATCCTGCCGAAACGCTCCCCGAAGCGGTACGGGACAAAAACGATCCGGGGCCGACACTGCCCTACGACTTAGGTGACTACGAGCTACAAAAAGTCGTCGGTCGAGGCGGAATGGGTGTCGTTTATAAAGCCGAACAAAAAGTCCTCAATCGCACCGTCGCTGTAAAGATGATTCGCGGCGGCATGCTGGCATGCGAAAGCGACGTTCGACGCTTTTATACCGAAGCACAGGCGGCGGCAGGACTTCATCACCCCGGTATCGTTCCCGTTTATCAATTCGGTCATCGTTCCGGGCATCACTTTTTCTCGATGGCATTGATCGAAGGCACCGACCTTCAAAAGAAAATCAATGAACAGGATGAACTTTGCATCGAAACGGCCGCCCGCTACGTACGTGACGTCGCCCGGGCAATTGAACACGCACACCAAAACGATGTTCTGCATCGTGATTTGAAACCGGCGAATATCCTCGTCGATCAGAAAGACCGGATTCATATCACCGACTTTGGACTAGCAAAAAATCTCGGCTCTGATAGCTCCGTCACCGGCAGTGGGGCAGCTGTAGGAACGCCCAATTACATGGCGCCCGAACAAGCCGGTGGCCATAGCGACCGGGCCACCAAACAAAGCGATATCTATTCGCTCGGTGCGATCTTGTTTGCCTGCATCACGGGACGACCGCCTTTGGTTGGCGATTCAGTTGTTGACACCTTGATGCAAGTGGTCCACGAACCGCCACCACCGATGCGAAACTTTCGATCCGGTGTCCCCGCGGATTTGGAAACGATTGTCGCGAAGTGCTTGGAAAAGCATCCCAAAAAGCGTTACAACTCGGCAGGTGCTTTGGCAGAAGACTTAGACGCCTTTATCGAAGGCCGCCCCATTCTGGCGAGACCTCGTGGACGTGTCTTACAACTTTGGCACTGGTTCAGTGGAGTGCCATTAGTTGGCGCTTTGATTGGTCGAAAAGTCGTACGATCCTCGCCAAGTCATCGCCGATTTCAGTCAGCCATGTTGCTGATGTTTGCCTGCACCCCGTTCTTCTTCGTCGCACTGGCGCTGCTTTACAGCCACCACATCCAGTCGATGCCAGATCATGTCACCGTTGCCGGTGGACTTGAACAAGGCGTTTACAATCAAATTTCAACCCAAATCGCATCTCGCCTCCGAGAAACCGAAGGGATTCAGGTCGAAGTCGTTGGCACCGGCGGTTCGGTTGACAATCGACAAAGGCTTTTGGACAAACGGGTGCTCCTCGCTCCCATGCAAGCCTCGGCGATCAACGATGATCGACTTTGTGTCATCGCACCATTGTTCTATGAAGTCGCCCACTTGTTAGTACGAGGCGAAGACTTCGATCCGCAATCGACCGAAATCGAACCCGAACAATTGGTCGGCCGTGCGATCGCGGTCGGACCGGCAGAAAGCGGTTCGCGAGGCACGGCGAAAATGATTTTGGATTCGTTAGAAATCGCGACGGATGTTTCACCGCGAATCGCAATCGAGTGGTCCAAACTGAAATCATCAGAAGCGCCAAACATCGCGTTGATCTGCGTCGGCAGTGGAAGCGAACTGATTCATGATTTGCTTAGTATCGGATGGCAATTGAAGTCAATTCCTCAAAGCATCATGATTTCGATTCATCACCCGACGTTACGTCCGATGACCATCGACCTTCATGATTACCCGGAGATCTCCATTCCAAAATCCGGGGTTCCGACCGTCGGCACCACTGCGTTCCTTGCTTCCCGCCGTGATGCTCCAGCTGAACTGGTGCAAGCGACTCTAGAACTGCTCTACAGACCACCGACGATCTTCGAAGACTTGATCCCGCGCGTTCGCGCCGCCGAATGGCAAGGATTGGACTTTCACCCCGCCGCACGCCAGTACTTCTCCACGACCAATGGTGGCATAAAGTAG
- a CDS encoding tetratricopeptide repeat protein, producing the protein MRTVTNQLCIRLIAASLAILASFQIAQAELNPTSELEGCKLHVVGIYMPKNRGVDDRVLVQVEKTQDPIVLVMTGYFGTRWNLQVADGAKLKKVIIAGYYEHFVEGVPVGVPVETYTHFPVAQGEDKPHFWAFSWNSIEGQTMRERLRELTGLPIATFQGEYLGTKFVVDGVRGDSKKINEQIATLNLIKRDDVIYKVAKIQSAQVNELMSKMKVELALAQAKLRENEATIKSQQLKLMHRQEAIEQGGKEIKAGEVIDPEVDVAFEVIDLDGPTGVPTPMLVEKLVRQAFDLELQLQAKRVRQAELNLQRVKAQLARRKANASSIIQSRIEQLLKESSDGVVEFRQSVKVDADEQEDAAVLAAEGWKAWNNQDPRLAIVKFEKAIDANSSLEQARNGLGWARIQVQQYDKAIEQFESLLKDQPTHAGALNGIGQALFAQRKFDEAEKQFLKATETLIEQYGEERAISRQVTAAWFGLVRTYLEKQKYSDATKWAERYLKVKPDDAQMNELLEQAKQAASNAKKD; encoded by the coding sequence ATGCGTACTGTTACGAATCAACTTTGTATCAGGTTGATCGCCGCTTCACTGGCGATCTTGGCGAGTTTTCAGATAGCTCAAGCAGAGCTGAATCCGACGTCAGAATTGGAGGGTTGCAAGCTACATGTTGTCGGAATCTACATGCCAAAGAATCGGGGTGTCGATGACCGAGTGTTGGTTCAGGTCGAAAAGACACAAGATCCAATAGTGCTGGTAATGACCGGGTACTTCGGCACGCGATGGAACCTGCAGGTTGCCGATGGTGCGAAGCTGAAAAAAGTGATCATTGCTGGCTACTATGAGCACTTTGTTGAAGGGGTGCCAGTTGGAGTGCCCGTTGAAACCTATACCCATTTCCCGGTTGCGCAGGGCGAGGATAAGCCTCATTTTTGGGCGTTTTCGTGGAATTCCATCGAGGGGCAAACGATGCGTGAGCGGCTTCGTGAGTTGACCGGCTTGCCCATCGCAACGTTTCAAGGCGAGTACTTGGGAACTAAGTTTGTTGTCGATGGTGTGCGAGGAGATAGCAAGAAAATCAATGAACAGATTGCAACGCTAAATTTGATCAAGCGAGACGATGTTATCTACAAGGTTGCTAAGATTCAGTCGGCTCAGGTGAACGAGTTGATGAGCAAGATGAAAGTCGAGTTAGCACTCGCCCAAGCGAAGCTTCGTGAAAATGAAGCGACGATCAAGTCGCAGCAACTGAAGCTAATGCATCGCCAAGAAGCGATTGAACAGGGAGGGAAAGAAATCAAGGCCGGCGAAGTCATTGACCCGGAGGTTGATGTCGCGTTCGAGGTTATTGACCTCGACGGGCCAACGGGAGTACCAACCCCGATGCTCGTCGAAAAACTTGTTCGCCAAGCTTTTGATTTAGAGCTTCAGCTTCAAGCGAAACGAGTTCGCCAAGCGGAGTTGAACCTGCAGCGTGTCAAGGCACAGCTTGCGAGGCGAAAAGCAAATGCAAGCAGTATCATTCAATCTAGAATCGAGCAGCTTCTGAAAGAGTCGTCCGATGGTGTTGTCGAGTTCCGCCAGTCAGTGAAGGTCGATGCGGATGAGCAAGAGGATGCGGCAGTTCTTGCTGCGGAAGGATGGAAGGCTTGGAACAACCAAGATCCGCGATTGGCGATCGTCAAGTTTGAAAAGGCGATCGATGCAAACTCGTCTTTGGAGCAAGCCCGTAACGGGTTGGGCTGGGCTCGAATCCAGGTCCAACAATACGACAAAGCGATTGAGCAATTCGAGTCACTTCTGAAAGATCAGCCGACGCATGCGGGGGCTCTAAACGGCATCGGGCAAGCGTTATTTGCACAACGCAAATTCGACGAAGCTGAAAAACAGTTTTTGAAAGCGACCGAGACGCTGATCGAACAATACGGAGAAGAACGGGCAATTAGCCGGCAAGTGACCGCCGCATGGTTTGGACTGGTCAGGACTTACCTGGAAAAGCAAAAGTACTCCGACGCAACCAAATGGGCAGAACGCTACCTGAAGGTCAAGCCAGACGACGCACAAATGAACGAGCTACTCGAGCAAGCTAAACAAGCCGCGTCGAATGCCAAAAAGGATTGA
- a CDS encoding DMT family transporter: MSKHSALIGPICGLASAILYTLTNIALRHCVEVDPYLVSAVKAAPTVVILGPYLLLQLKLADHDNTAHSNLNSDADSSRTNHSTRNRLPPRHHLRRFIGASFLAQFFGNAAFQKALGYIGLAASVPITLGVLIVGGAILGVIILSEPVSRRKVVAMATLIFAVVILSLPDSFAPSNSQSVSAADILTGSLWAAISGLAYSFFGVTMRMTLQQGFPSSLLMFLSGVTGTVTLWGYCFIAVGFSVVSQTTPTQWLAMTAAGIFNFTAFVAITASLRLLPVVAVNLINASQVAMAAIAGVILFGEPMSIRLLTGIALTFIGLVILARRTRATVVVTD, translated from the coding sequence ATGTCGAAACACTCAGCTCTTATCGGTCCCATCTGTGGACTCGCGTCGGCGATTCTTTACACGTTGACCAACATCGCCTTGCGACACTGTGTCGAGGTCGATCCCTATCTCGTTTCGGCTGTAAAGGCGGCTCCAACGGTTGTGATACTAGGGCCATACCTTCTGCTGCAATTGAAGCTAGCCGATCACGACAACACCGCTCATTCAAACCTAAACAGCGATGCCGATTCAAGTAGAACGAATCATTCGACACGCAATCGCTTACCACCCCGCCACCACTTACGTCGCTTTATCGGTGCATCGTTCTTAGCCCAGTTTTTTGGGAATGCAGCCTTCCAAAAGGCCCTCGGATACATCGGGCTTGCCGCATCAGTTCCGATCACGCTCGGCGTCTTGATTGTCGGCGGCGCGATCTTGGGTGTCATCATCCTGAGCGAGCCGGTTAGCCGCCGGAAAGTCGTTGCGATGGCGACCTTGATTTTCGCGGTTGTTATCCTTTCCTTGCCTGACTCTTTCGCACCAAGCAACAGTCAATCTGTTTCAGCAGCCGATATCCTGACCGGCTCCCTGTGGGCGGCGATCAGTGGACTCGCCTACTCGTTTTTCGGCGTCACCATGCGCATGACCCTTCAACAGGGATTCCCATCAAGCTTGCTGATGTTCCTTAGCGGAGTCACCGGAACGGTCACGCTATGGGGCTACTGCTTTATTGCGGTTGGCTTTTCCGTTGTCTCACAGACAACACCGACTCAGTGGCTGGCCATGACAGCTGCAGGCATTTTCAATTTCACCGCTTTTGTTGCGATAACGGCATCCCTACGATTACTGCCGGTTGTCGCTGTCAATCTGATCAACGCTTCGCAGGTTGCGATGGCGGCGATCGCAGGCGTGATTCTCTTTGGCGAACCGATGTCGATTCGCTTACTGACCGGGATCGCCCTAACATTCATCGGGCTGGTAATTTTAGCTCGCCGGACGCGTGCCACGGTAGTGGTGACTGACTGA
- a CDS encoding sensor histidine kinase: MQSSAGRNSEATVQDSAQSERLHSQSLRSKIVLALALMLGIVVGIEEFVRQYVIATEFIALERVTALKETNRVLSAINTEIDYLTELAHRETGLAVHNPEQTIKPSSASNRIQWRALVDQQGSWNWITRPENVPDLYPRITRRLDQKDWTDSNSVSGISVDHQNRLILFAAVQLRPSQDPELSTGKFYVVGRPFDGDLIGDLQRRTSVPFSISRLPSPAIRDGKLHIQPVNESLLSVHSPLLNPQGDVLAELLVSLPRDLMIRSKRTTAIARYLSLCGVCGSLLMLFLLLQRLVIGRLETIRQHTERIAQSGLIVQDTDDETFAIVGNDEIGQLAESFVRMRDRLGDAQRQLSDASHAAGMSLVADTVIHNVGNVLTNVNSLMETVTNRVNNLRVEPLEKLAERLDRDDTDEAFRQATPKYLHRLSETLEGDKHDLSELLDTLHDNIQHIHQVISDQRKHTHQSLQLSPLSLTKLIREGIKCVDAKLREDSIRVEADIHTDVTIWSDRSLLLQILINIITNAGNAASGNPSPGHQPLLQIDVIKTRTAVRIRFRDNGCGMDQSTLSRVFDAHFTTRESGSGLGLHFCANALKRLGGAITAMSDGLDQGATFIIELPLRRPDSNTPSSETDTDDSTSLTPDDTVKLSHASEMASDGVDLHGGHIG; this comes from the coding sequence ATGCAATCGTCCGCCGGCCGCAACTCGGAAGCGACCGTGCAGGATTCCGCGCAATCAGAACGCTTGCACTCTCAATCACTGCGCAGCAAGATCGTTCTCGCCTTGGCATTGATGCTCGGAATCGTCGTCGGTATTGAGGAGTTTGTTCGGCAATACGTAATCGCCACCGAATTCATCGCTCTAGAACGCGTCACGGCACTAAAGGAAACCAATCGTGTTCTGTCGGCAATCAACACCGAAATTGATTATCTGACCGAACTGGCCCATCGCGAAACCGGCCTGGCGGTTCACAATCCCGAACAAACGATCAAACCCTCGAGTGCATCGAATCGGATCCAGTGGAGAGCTCTCGTTGATCAACAAGGAAGCTGGAACTGGATCACCCGACCGGAAAACGTCCCCGACTTGTATCCTCGGATCACGCGACGACTGGATCAGAAAGATTGGACTGATTCAAACTCGGTTTCAGGAATTTCTGTTGATCATCAAAACCGCTTGATCCTTTTCGCCGCAGTCCAGTTGCGGCCCTCCCAGGATCCCGAACTGTCGACAGGAAAATTCTATGTCGTAGGCAGACCGTTCGATGGCGACCTGATCGGTGATTTGCAGCGTCGAACAAGCGTCCCATTTTCCATCAGTCGATTGCCTTCCCCTGCGATTCGAGACGGCAAGCTTCACATACAGCCTGTTAACGAATCACTGTTGTCGGTGCATTCGCCGCTGCTGAATCCTCAGGGCGATGTGCTGGCAGAATTACTCGTTAGCTTGCCTCGTGACCTCATGATTCGCAGCAAACGAACCACAGCAATCGCCCGCTATCTGTCGCTTTGTGGGGTCTGCGGTTCGCTACTGATGCTCTTCTTACTACTACAGCGTCTTGTAATTGGCCGCCTAGAAACCATTCGTCAACACACAGAACGGATTGCCCAATCGGGTCTTATCGTACAAGACACCGATGACGAAACGTTTGCAATTGTCGGCAACGACGAAATCGGTCAACTTGCCGAATCCTTCGTGAGGATGCGTGATCGCTTGGGTGATGCGCAACGACAACTCTCTGACGCGTCTCATGCCGCGGGGATGAGCCTAGTTGCCGACACTGTGATCCATAACGTTGGCAACGTCCTCACCAATGTCAACAGTTTGATGGAAACGGTGACCAACCGTGTAAACAACCTGCGTGTCGAACCGCTCGAAAAACTAGCCGAACGTCTCGATCGCGACGACACCGATGAGGCATTTCGACAAGCGACGCCAAAGTACCTTCATCGGCTTAGCGAAACACTTGAAGGCGATAAACACGACTTGTCGGAACTGCTAGATACGCTTCATGACAACATTCAACATATCCACCAAGTCATCAGCGACCAACGCAAACACACCCATCAATCGCTTCAACTTTCTCCGCTCTCGTTGACCAAGTTGATCCGTGAAGGCATCAAATGTGTCGATGCGAAACTGCGTGAAGACAGCATTCGTGTCGAAGCGGACATCCACACCGATGTGACGATTTGGTCTGACAGGTCACTGCTGCTGCAGATCCTGATCAACATCATCACCAATGCGGGAAATGCGGCCAGTGGCAATCCATCTCCCGGCCATCAGCCTTTGCTGCAAATTGACGTGATCAAAACACGAACTGCTGTCCGAATTCGCTTTCGTGACAATGGGTGTGGAATGGATCAATCGACACTATCACGGGTATTCGACGCGCACTTTACAACTCGCGAATCCGGCAGCGGACTAGGCCTACATTTTTGTGCCAATGCCCTAAAACGGCTCGGTGGCGCGATCACCGCAATGAGCGATGGTCTTGATCAGGGTGCGACATTTATCATTGAACTGCCACTTCGTCGCCCCGACAGCAA